The Temnothorax longispinosus isolate EJ_2023e unplaced genomic scaffold, Tlon_JGU_v1 HiC_scaffold_744, whole genome shotgun sequence genomic sequence ATCCGACTAATTCGTAAgctacatataatataaatatatatatattattaagcattataataaatatactatcTACTTTCTACATAGTACATAGAAATatcctataataatattataaaagactACAAAATTTCACTGTAATACCTCACAGAGTCTGCAGTGTTGTTGTTCGGCGTCCAGCTTTTTCGTCCGATTCTGCGAACCCATTCAGCTCTCCGAACTGAATCAGTTGGTAACCGATGTAACATTTTTCCTGTACCTTGCTGCGAAAAGCAACCGTCTGCACAACACTGCGgcattttgtacaaaataattttttcgcaTTCTTTTCGTCACACACAATCGGAATCAGACCACATCACCACATAGAGCTCTAGATTGTAGAAAGAGATAGACGATACCGAATGGCGGTCGACCAATAGGAACACGCGGTTGTCGGCATTTGCAAGGATCAAAGGTTTCGGACTTTTGCGCTACTCTTATAATTAGAGCTCTAAGAGTAGCGCAAAAAAAGTCCGAAACCTTTGATCCTTGCAAATGCCGACAACCGCGTGTTCCTATTGGTCGACCGCCATGTCGGTATCGTCTATCTCTTTCTACACCATGCTCTTTCTCACTCTTTCTCGACATGACAAAGACAGTGCCATATGAAGGAAGAAGACATCACGAGGACAACATAACCTGTTTGATGTGGTGATTGTGGTCTGATTCTGATTGTGTGACGAAAAGAAtgcgaaaaaattattttgtacaaaatgcCGCAGTGTTGTGCAGACGGTTGCTTTTCGCAGCAAGGTACAGGAAAAATGTTACAGCGGTTACCAACTGATTCAGTTCGGAGAGCTGAATGGGTTCGCAGAATCGGACGAAAAAGCTGGACGCCGAACAACAACTGCAGACTCTGTGAGGTATTACAGTGAaattttgtagtattttataatatatattataggatATTTCTTGTACTATGTAGAAAGTAgatagtatatttattataatgcttaataatatatatatatttatatttatatgtagcTTACGAATTAGTCGGATAATAGATAATTAGATAATGAAAGCATCGTAATCATAATGcagacagaaataaaaatttatgattacaGAATGCACGATAAATTacgtaaatgaattaaataaatgacgtTACTGCATTTTCCAGGATCATTTTACTCCTGATCAGTATGAACAAAATAGAATAGACGGATTAAGAAAACTGAAATGCAATGCTGTTCCATCtatattcaaatatagatGTGAAGAGTCACAAAACAGAGATTCGCTAATTGGTAACATGGGAAGTGATACACCATGCATgggtaaatgtttatattttaatgcatgTATGTGCACTTTTAAATGAATGTACCCTGATAGTAAAAGATGTGGTGACAAAATTTGGATAAAATTGTGAATGCTGCAATTATTGTCCAATATTTGCCCAGTTTTCCTATCTggttacataatatatctaaagataatattgaatgaaagtacaatattaatgctgtatatatatataaatgtattatgcaCTGCAAATTTTCCAGATGATGGGCCATCTTCAACTAATAATGATCCTTCTACAGAATCGCACATTATACCGGATGCATCATCTTCAACTAATAATGATCCTTCTACAGAATCGCACATTATACCCGATGCACCATGTTCTGTAGATTTCTCAAgaacaagtaaaataattaatttttaatcaactcTCAGTAtcttaatattgtaatgtatttttaattgctttaaatgttattatagaATTGCCACGTCCAATACCAGAACATTCGATTGACATTGAGAAACAGGAATTACttggaaaaatacaattactaCGTAAGAAAAACTACAAGGTTAAAGCGAAAATAAAGCAACAAGAAGAAGatcaatctttatataaacttaGTGGAGCAGTTGTACGAACGGTTATAAATAGGCATCGCATACGATGCGAAACGTGCAAATCGGCTTTATTGAAATCTACTTCGTGTGATATTTCTCGTGTACAGGTTCTCACTGATCTAAGCAATTACTCTCGACCAGACACTTTTGACAAAAATTCAGGGCTAATATTTTGTAGCGAATtggtttattgttttttacaaaatgcagAGTTCATATTTCGAAAACGTGAAGAAGAAATTCTGTCAGGTGTAGTTACATTCTCTGAAATGTTAGAAACGTTGCTGCCGCtttgtattaaatacaaatttccaCCGTGCC encodes the following:
- the LOC139824988 gene encoding uncharacterized protein, whose product is MPQCCADGCFSQQGTGKMLQRLPTDSVRRAEWVRRIGRKSWTPNNNCRLCEDHFTPDQYEQNRIDGLRKLKCNAVPSIFKYRCEESQNRDSLIGNMGSDTPCMDDGPSSTNNDPSTESHIIPDASSSTNNDPSTESHIIPDAPCSVDFSRTKLPRPIPEHSIDIEKQELLGKIQLLRKKNYKVKAKIKQQEEDQSLYKLSGAVVRTVINRHRIRCETCKSALLKSTSCDISRVQVLTDLSNYSRPDTFDKNSGLIFCSELVYCFLQNAEFIFRKREEEILSGVVTFSEMLETLLPLCIKYKFPPCHSVGKHILKAYLFSRIHFIVRKFSNTIVRNKSSKCGSKRSLA